The candidate division KSB1 bacterium sequence TAGTTTGGCGCAACCCCCGGCGGAAACCGGAATTCAGCAACAACGCGTTGCCTCCCAAACGCTGCACCCTCTCATGCAACAAGGCGGCCGCGGCACGGATACTTTCACGCCCAGGCGGCGAAGGGGAGAGAAGACGGAACAGCAAACGCCGGCGGTTGCGTTTTTTCAGCCTGCAAGCTGCGGCGGCACCGCCCTCCGCGGTGTCACTCTCGTTTCTCACTGCACGTTCTTCTGCCATGTCGAATGCCACAACGCTCATTCTGCAGACGGACTGCCCGGCACTCAAGCTGCTCGGCCGCGGCAAAGTCCGTGACATTTATGATCTCGATGAGCATCTGCTCATCGTGGCCACCGATCGCATCTCCGCCTTCGATGTCATTCTGCCCCAGGGCATTCCCCACAAAGGCCGGGTGCTCACCCGCATTTCCGCATTTTGGTTTCGGCAAATGGCAGACCTCATCCCGCATCATTTGATCTCGACCGAGCTCGCGGACTTTCCCGCGAGCTGCCGCGCGTATCGCGAACAGCTCGAAGGTCGCAGCATGCTGGTTCACAAAACCCGGCCCCTGCCCATTGAATGCGTGGTGCGCGGTTATCTGGCCGGCTCGGCATGGAGCGAATACCAGCGCACCGGCATGATCTGCGGCCTGACACTGCCCGCCGGTTTGGTGGAAGCGGCGGCGCTGCCGGAGCCGGTCTTCACGCCCGCCACCAAAGCGGAGAGCGGCCGTCACGATGAGAATATCCCGTTCGATACCGTCGCCAAGCTGGTGGGGCGGGAGCAGGCGGAACGTCTGCGCGAATACAGCCTGGCCATCTACCGCCGCGCCCACCGTCTGGCGGAAACCAGGGGCATCATCATTGCCGACACCAAAATGGAATTCGGCCTGCACCATGGCCGTTTGATGCTGATCGATGAGCTGCTCACACCCGATTCTTCGCGCTTTTGGCCGCGCGACGGCTATCAACCGGGCGGCAGCCAGCCGAGTTTCGACAAACAATTCGTGCGGGATTATTTGACGACGATCAAATGGAACCGTCAGCCGCCGGCGCCCAACCTGCCCGAAGAAGTCGTGAGCACCACCAGTGCAAAATATCTGGAAGCCCTGGCGCGCCTGACCGGTGAGCGCTTGGAGGTCTGAGCCGGGAGGCGCGCGCAGGCGACGCTCATGCCTGGCCGGGCCGGGCAACCGGCACTTTGTCGGACTGCGCCATGAGCTGAAAGACTGCATGCCGTGCGGGCACAACTGCACCGGAGGAGAGCCGGAATGAACAGCATGAGCCGGCGTCACATTTTGCTGGTCAATCCCTGGGTCACCGACTTTGCGGCTTATGATTTCTGGATGAAGCCGCTGGGACTGCTCCATCTGGCCGCACAATTGCGGCACCATGGCGAAGCCGTCCGCCTGGTGGATTGCATGGACCGCAGCCATCCGGCGTTGCTGCGCTGGCAGGGTCTGACACAACCCCGGCAGCAACGCTGGCACACCGGGAAATTCGTGCGCCAGCCCATTGCCAAACCGGCGCTGTATGCCGGCGTGCCGCGGCTCTACGCACGCTACGGCCTGCCACCCGAAATTTTCGACCAACTGTGCCTGGCCGGGCCGCGGCCGGAGGTGATTCTGCTCACCAGCGGCATGACCTACTGGTATCCTGGCGTGCAGCAAACCATTGCCGCCCTGCGCCGGCTGTTTCCGCGCGTGCCGATTGTGCTGGGCGGCATTTATGCAACGCTCTGCCCCCGGCATGCACAGCAAACCTCGGGCGCCGACTTGATCGTCACCGGCGAAGCAGAGAGTGTGATTGGCGATCTGTTGAAAACAGTGGCGCTCTGCGCCGCAGGTGAATACCCGCCAATCGTTGCGGGCAGGGCCACCCCCAATCTCGATGAACTGCCATGGCCGGCCTTCGATCTCTATCCGCGCCTCGATTACGCCACCATTCTCACTTCGCGCGGCTGTCCGCTGCGATGCACCTTTTGCGCCTCGCGCATCGTGGCGGGGCAATATCGCTGGCGTGCCCCCGCCGCCGTGATGGCTGAAATGGAGTGGCTGCAGCGCGCTCTGGGCGTGTGCGAGTTCGCTTTTTACGATGACGCCCTGCTCACCAATCGCGATCGCCACTTCCTGCCGCTGTGCGAGCAAATCATCGCGCGCCGTTTCGCCGCGACCTTTCACACGCCCAACGGCCTGCAGGTGAAACACCTCGATGCCACCACCGCCCAACTCATGTGGCGTGCAGGATTCAGAACGATTCGACTGGCGTATGAAAGCAGCAGCCCCGAGCGCTGGCGCGACATGAGCCGCAAGGTGAGCAATGAATCCTTCCTGCGGGCCGTCACGCATTTGCAAGCCGCGGGATTCGGCCCCGCCGAGCTGGATGCCTATGTGCTGATGGCTCTGCCCGGCCAGGACCTCGACGAGGTGCTCGCCAGCATGGCGCTGGTGCACAGTCTGGGCGTGGGTATTCGCCTGGCCGCTTTCTCGCCCATTCCCGGCACGGTGGATTTTGCGCGCGCGGTGGCACGCGGCGATCTGGCCGCAGAGGCCGATCCCCTGCTCACCAACAATTCGATTCTTCCCTGCCGCCGGCAGGGGACGGGCTTTGAAGTCTATGATCACCTCGCGCGCCTGGCCAAACTGCTCAACGCCCATCTGCGCCAGACCGGCAGGCCGCTGGAATCCGCCGGTGATCTGCACACGCGGTTGCGGCGCGCCCTGCAGGAGGGCGAGCGGGTGCTGTGACTGCCGCCGGGTCGATCATTTCAGCGCTTCTGCAATCCATGCCATCATTCACCTGCTTGCAAACGGAGGACAGCATGAGATACTTGTTCGCCGCATTGGGCGCAATCCTGCTGACGGGATGCACGCTGTTGCAGCCGCTGCCGGAACCGGACCGGCGTGAAGTCGTCACCGCTCCCGATGCCCCGGCGCCCATCGGACCCTACAGCCAGGCCATTAAAATCGGCAACGCACTTTATTGCAGCGGACAGATCGCACTCTCCCCGACCACCGGTGACCTCATCATTGGCGACATCAAAGACGAAACCAGGCAGGTGCTGGAGAATCTCGGCGCGGTGCTGCGCGCCGCCGGCATGAGCCATAATGAAGTGGTGAAGACCACCATCTTTCTCACCAGCCTGGACGACTACAAGCTGGTCAATGAAGTTTATGCCCAATACTTTTCCGCCAGCAAGCCGGCGCGGGAAACCGTGCAGGTGGCACGGCTGCCGCGCGACGCCCGCGTGGAAATCAGTTGCATTGCGGTCAAACCCGAACAAAGCCAGTAACACCTTACCCTGGGATTGGCACTGGTTTTCATCTTCGAATTTATCGCTTCGAAAAAGTTGGCGGCATGGGGCTGGCAGCCTGCGCCCCGGCATTCCTGTGGCAAGATGGCACACCTTGACGCACCGCCCCCGGCGGGAATCATCACGCTGTTGACGGACTTCGGCACGGCGGACGGCTATGTTGCCGCGATGAAGGGCGTCATTCTCAGCCTCGCGCGGCACGTGACGCTGGTCGACCTGACACATGAGGTGCCGCCCCAGCAGGTGGCGATCGCCACCTTTATTCTGTCTGCTCATTTTTACTATTTTCCGGCCGGAACCATCCATCTTGCGGTGGTCGATCCGGGGGTCGGCACCGCGCGGGCCGCCGTCGCCTGTTGCCATCGCGGCCATTACTTCCTGGCACCCGACAATGGCCTGTTGGATTTTTGCAGCCGCGATCCCGCCTGCAAAGCGGTGCGGTTGAACAAACCGGAATTCTGGCGCGGCGAAATTTCCAATACCTTCCATGGCCGCGACGTGTTCGCACCCGTGGCGGCACATCTCGCGTCGGGTGTGGCACTGGAACTGCTTGGGGAGCCGGTGCGCCTGATGCCGCACCAGCCGCAGCCTGCAGGTAAAATTGCTTCCGGCCGGCTGTTGGGGGAAGTGATTTATTGTGATCACTTCGGCAATTTGATCACCAATATCAGCCGGGCGGAGCTGGCGGCATTTGCCGGCACGCGCGCGATCGGCATCCATTTGGCAGATAAAACCCTTCATACGGTGCACCGGTCTTATGCCGAGGTGCCGGCCGGCCATCTTGTCGCGCTCATCAACAGCTTCGATCTGCTGGAAATCGGCATCAATCAGGGCAATGCCGCGCAAGCAATACCGGCGGCAAGAGGAACGCCCGTCATTATTGTCACAGGAGATTGAAACGCAGCCATGCATAGCAATCATTTTCAGGATTCATTTGCGATGGAGCCGGCCAGGTCTAGGGCAGCCTGGCTCGCCAGCCTGCTGCGCCGGGACCGTCCGGCCCTGAACCTCGTGCTCTTCGTGTTGACGTGCGGCTCCACCTTCTTCATTCATTACTGGCCGGAACGCAGCCTCGCCGACGGGCTGTGGTACAGCGCGGGCATCATGTCGATTCTGCTCTGCCACGAGATGGGACACTACCTCATGTGTCTGCGCTACGGCATTCGCGCCACCCTGCCTTTTTTTCTGCCTTTTCCATCCTTTCCATTCGGCACGCTCGGTGCCGTGATTCGCATGGATGCGCGCATGCCAAACCGCCGCGTGCTCTTCGACATCGGCGTGGCCGGCCCGCTGGCCGGTCTGCTGGTGACGCTGCCGGCAATTTATTTCGGTCTGGCGATGTCGGAAGTGAAAAACGTCAGCGAACTGGAGAATGCCATCAAATCCGTCGATCCGCTGATCTTTAAGTGGCTGGTCGCCTGGGTGAAAGGCCCGTTGCAGCCGGGTGAAGACGTGCTGTTGCATCCGCTGGCCTATGCCGGCTGGGCCGGCTTGTTCGTCACCGCGCTCAATCTCCTGCCCATCGGACAGCTCGACGGCGGCCACATTCTCTATGCCCTGCTGGGCGACCGCAGCCGGCAGATTTTCCCGGTAACCATGGCCTTGTTTGCGCTGATTTGCATCGTGATTTATCCCTTCTGGATTTTGATGATCATCCTGCTGCTGTGGTTCGGTTATCGCCACCCGCCCACGGAGTATGACGGCCAGCCATTGGACCGCAAGCGGCAGGCGCTGGCATGCCTGACTTTTTTGATCTTCGCTTTCTCCTTTACACCGGCTCCCTTTCAATTCCAATGAAAGACAGGCGCCCGGCCACTGCGCCAGACAAAAAATTCCTGATCGCCGGCATCGGCGAGCTGGTGTGGGATCTTTATCCCGGGCAACGCAGCATCGGTGGCACGCCGGCGAATGTTGCACTGCATGCCCGTCAACTCGGCAACGAAGCGGTTTTGGTGTCGCGTGTGGGCAACGATGCCCCGGGCCGCGAACTGATCGAGGCGCTGCGACAGCGCGGCGTCAACAGCGATTTCATTCAAACCGATCCGCACAAGCCAACCGGCACTGTCGCCGTAACACTCGATCCGCACGGGCTGC is a genomic window containing:
- a CDS encoding phosphoribosylaminoimidazolesuccinocarboxamide synthase, with translation MSNATTLILQTDCPALKLLGRGKVRDIYDLDEHLLIVATDRISAFDVILPQGIPHKGRVLTRISAFWFRQMADLIPHHLISTELADFPASCRAYREQLEGRSMLVHKTRPLPIECVVRGYLAGSAWSEYQRTGMICGLTLPAGLVEAAALPEPVFTPATKAESGRHDENIPFDTVAKLVGREQAERLREYSLAIYRRAHRLAETRGIIIADTKMEFGLHHGRLMLIDELLTPDSSRFWPRDGYQPGGSQPSFDKQFVRDYLTTIKWNRQPPAPNLPEEVVSTTSAKYLEALARLTGERLEV
- a CDS encoding RidA family protein produces the protein MRYLFAALGAILLTGCTLLQPLPEPDRREVVTAPDAPAPIGPYSQAIKIGNALYCSGQIALSPTTGDLIIGDIKDETRQVLENLGAVLRAAGMSHNEVVKTTIFLTSLDDYKLVNEVYAQYFSASKPARETVQVARLPRDARVEISCIAVKPEQSQ
- a CDS encoding B12-binding domain-containing radical SAM protein, with protein sequence MNSMSRRHILLVNPWVTDFAAYDFWMKPLGLLHLAAQLRHHGEAVRLVDCMDRSHPALLRWQGLTQPRQQRWHTGKFVRQPIAKPALYAGVPRLYARYGLPPEIFDQLCLAGPRPEVILLTSGMTYWYPGVQQTIAALRRLFPRVPIVLGGIYATLCPRHAQQTSGADLIVTGEAESVIGDLLKTVALCAAGEYPPIVAGRATPNLDELPWPAFDLYPRLDYATILTSRGCPLRCTFCASRIVAGQYRWRAPAAVMAEMEWLQRALGVCEFAFYDDALLTNRDRHFLPLCEQIIARRFAATFHTPNGLQVKHLDATTAQLMWRAGFRTIRLAYESSSPERWRDMSRKVSNESFLRAVTHLQAAGFGPAELDAYVLMALPGQDLDEVLASMALVHSLGVGIRLAAFSPIPGTVDFARAVARGDLAAEADPLLTNNSILPCRRQGTGFEVYDHLARLAKLLNAHLRQTGRPLESAGDLHTRLRRALQEGERVL
- a CDS encoding SAM-dependent chlorinase/fluorinase, whose product is MAHLDAPPPAGIITLLTDFGTADGYVAAMKGVILSLARHVTLVDLTHEVPPQQVAIATFILSAHFYYFPAGTIHLAVVDPGVGTARAAVACCHRGHYFLAPDNGLLDFCSRDPACKAVRLNKPEFWRGEISNTFHGRDVFAPVAAHLASGVALELLGEPVRLMPHQPQPAGKIASGRLLGEVIYCDHFGNLITNISRAELAAFAGTRAIGIHLADKTLHTVHRSYAEVPAGHLVALINSFDLLEIGINQGNAAQAIPAARGTPVIIVTGD
- a CDS encoding site-2 protease family protein codes for the protein MHSNHFQDSFAMEPARSRAAWLASLLRRDRPALNLVLFVLTCGSTFFIHYWPERSLADGLWYSAGIMSILLCHEMGHYLMCLRYGIRATLPFFLPFPSFPFGTLGAVIRMDARMPNRRVLFDIGVAGPLAGLLVTLPAIYFGLAMSEVKNVSELENAIKSVDPLIFKWLVAWVKGPLQPGEDVLLHPLAYAGWAGLFVTALNLLPIGQLDGGHILYALLGDRSRQIFPVTMALFALICIVIYPFWILMIILLLWFGYRHPPTEYDGQPLDRKRQALACLTFLIFAFSFTPAPFQFQ